The genomic region GAGTACGATCCCGAACTCGTGAAGATCGAGGAGCGCAGCCGTTTTCCGGAGCCGCTGGAAGTCGGCATGCAGTTCGAAGGCACGCCCGAAGACAGCGACGACGAACTGGACGCGCTCATCTACACGGTGACGGATGTCGCCGAAGACAAGGTCGTGCTCGACGGCAATCATCCGCTCGCGGGCATGGCGCTGCGCTTTGCGCTGTCGGTGCAGGAAGTGCGCACCGCGACGGAAGACGAGATCGAGCATCAGCACGCGCACGGCGCGGACGGGTTGCAGATCGCCGATGAAGACGAAGACGACGATGACGGCGAGCCCGGCGTCGATTCGACTCCGACCCTGCACTGAGCACGTCCACGCAGTGAGTGATCTTTGAAAAGCGCAGCTTCGGCTGCGCTATTTTATTGGCTGTTTGCGTTGGCGGATGCGCCCGGCGGCGTGCCGCGCTGCGCGCCCGATGCAGAAGCCGGCGAGGGAACCGGCAAAATCGGCGGCAGCGCTTGCGGCGGCGTCAGGATCGGCGGAAGACTTGTCGGTGGCTGCATGAGCGAGGGCGCTGGCGGCAAGAAGTCCGGCTGCTCGTTTCGCGGCAGTGCGGGCGGCGTGGACGACGGCGCTGCGGGCGCTGCCGGATACGAAGATGAATAGGGCGACGAATAGGGCGCCGGATAAACGCCATAAGCGCTGTCCGACGCAGCCGATTGCGCGGGCGTCTCGCCCTGCGCTTCGCTCGCCGCGCGCTTGTGTGCATCCCTTGGATCGCGTGCATCGCGGGCATCGCGTGCATCGCGAACCCGCAGGCGAAACGGCGGATGCCAGCGCGCATCGCTCGCCACTTCGAGCCACTGCGACTGCGGCTTCCTGAGCGACAGCGCGACGCGCGTGAGGTTCGTCACCGTCAGGCCCTTGTCGTTGCGAAGCGGCTGATCGATATGGAAACCGTTCGGCTCCGACGCCTCCGTCCGGTGAATGACGATGACCGGACCGCGAAACGCTTCTGCCGCTTTCACCAGACTGCGCTTGAGTTCGAGAAAGCCGTCGCGCGGCTGACTCGAACGCGAGAAGCGCAGCCACGCGAAACGCTCGCGCCGCTCGTAGCGTGCGAAGTCCGGATCGCCCTGAAACAGGATGACGAGCGCGCGCATGCCCGCGCGCCGCGCCGACTCCGCCGCGTGCTCCAGCCAGAATGTCGTCGCGACGGCGCGGTCTTCGAACTCGCCGTTGCGACCGCCCGCCGTCACGTAGTGATTGTTCGGGCTCGGCGCGTTCAGCCCGATGAACGCAATGCCCTCCGCCTGCCAGCGCACGTTCTCCCTGAACGGCCGAAACCGCGCGACGTCGCTCTCGCGCGCAAGCGAAAGCGGACTCTGTCCGAGCGCGTTCGCGTCGGTGAAAAAGAGCTGGCGCACGAAATCGAGCCGCTCGACGGCGTCGTAAGCGCCGCCGTGTGCCTGACCGCAGTCGGCCCAGTCGTGCTGGCCGAGCAGCAGCACGAGCGGTGCGCGCGAGCTGTCCAGCACGTCGCGGCGCGATTGATAGATGCTGTCGCGGCAAGGCTCCGCGCCACCTTTGACGTTGCCGTCGTAGACGATGAACGCGATGTCCCGATCGCGCCCGATGGCATCGAGCATTTGACGCACGGGCGCTTCATCGGCGGGGCGCGTGAGCGCATCCGAAATTACGGCGAACGACAGCGGCTCGCCCGTTTGCGCGCGGACACCGGTGAACGCGCCGCTCAGAACCATCGCGATGAGCGCTGCGGCGAGATATCGCGCCGCAGCGCTCATCGACCGCGACGCGCGCGACGTGGGCGGCGCACCGATACGCTCAACGCGACGCATCCGGCGCGGGCTTCGCCAGTTCATGCAGTTCGTAGAGCAGATCGAGGGCGTCGCGCGGGCGAAGATCGTTCGGATCGAGCGCGCGCAGCTTGTCCAGCGCGGGATGGTCGGGTGCGGCGTTCTCGGTGGACTTCCCGGCGGGCTGATCGGCGGCGTCTTCGAAGGCGTAGGGCGGACTCGCGAAGAGATCGAACTGCGCGGCAGGTTGCCCGATCGATTGCTGTTCGAGATGCACGAGATGCTTGCGCGCGGCGCGAATCACGGCGGACGGCACGCCCGCGAGTTGCGCGACCTGGAGGCCGTAGCTTTGATTGGCCGGACCTTCGTTCACCGCGTGCAAAAACACGATGCCGTGATCGTGCTCGACCGCCGACAGATGCACGTTCGCCGCCTGCGCGAACTCGCCGGGCAGTTGCGTCAGCTCGAAATAATGCGTCGCGAAAAGCGTGTAGCAGCGGTTATGCGAGAGCAGATGCCGCGCGATCGCCCAGGCGAGCGCGAGGCCATCGAAGGTGGACGTGCCGCGGCCGATTTCATCCATCAGCACGAGGCTCGATTCCGTTGCGTCGTTGAGGATGGCCGCGGCTTCGGTCATCTCGACCATGAAGGTCGAGCGGCCACCGGCGAGATCGTCGGCGGCGCCGATGCGCGTGAAGATGCGGTCGAGCGCGCCGAAACGCGCACGCTTCGCAGGCACGTAGCTGCCGACATACGCCATCAGCGCAATCAGCGCGGTCTGCCGCATGAATGTGGATTTACCGCCCATGTTCGGGCCGGTGATGAGAAGCAGCTTGCGATCGTGGCTCAGGCAGCAGTCGTTGGCGATGAACTGCTCGACTTGCGCCTCCACGACGGGATGCCGTCCCTGTTCGATGTCGATGCCCGCGTCGGCGGCGAACTCCGGCGCGACCCAGTCGAGCGCGCGGGCGCGTTCCGCGAAGGCGGCGAGCAGGTCCAGCTCGGCGAGCGCGCCCGCGACACGCTGGCAATCCGCGATGAACGGCAGCAGGTTCTGCAGCAGCGCGTCATAAAGCGCGCGTTCGCGGGCGAGCGCGCGTTCCTGCGCGGACAGCGCCTTGTCCTCGAATGCGTTCAGCTCGGGCGTGATGTAGCGCTCCGCGTTCTTCAGCGTCTGACGGCGGCGATAGTCGTCGGGCACCTTGTCGGTTTGCCCGCGCGTGACTTCGATATAGAAGCCGTGCACCTTGTTGTATTCGACGCGCAGATTGCCGATGCCGGTGCGCGTGCGCTCGCGGGCTTCGAGGTCGATGAGGAACTGGTCGCAGTTCTCGGAGATGTCGCGCAGTTCGTCGAGGTCGGGGTCGTAGCCGCGCGCGATCACGCCGCCGTCGCGGATCAGCGCGGCCGGTTCCGGCGCGATGGCGCTCGTCAGCAGATCGAGACATTCGGGCGGCGGTTCGAGCGCCGCGCCGATGCGGGCGAGCGCGTCGGCGTGAGCGGGCATCGCCGCGACGAGCGCCTGAAGCTCGGGCAGGGCGGCGAACGTATCGCGCAGGCTCGAGAGATCGCGCGGACGGGCCGACAGCAGCGCGAGCCGGCCGGTAATGCGCTCGATATCCGACATCTTGCGCAACGCCGCGCGCAGTGCGTCGAGCCCGCTCGATGCAGGCGCGTCGAGCAGCGTGCCGATTGCATGCTGGCGCGCCTGCGCGATCGACGCATTGCGCGGCGGATGATGCAGCCAGTGACGCAGAAGGCGGCTGCCCATCGTCGTGCAGCAGGTGTCGAGCAGCGAGCAAAGCGTAGGCGATTCGGTGCCGCGCAGCGTCTCGGTGAGTTCGAGATTGCGCCGCGTCGCGGGATCGAGCCCGATGTACTCGGACTCGTACTCCACCTTCAGACTGCGGACGTGCCGCAACTGCTGTCCTTGCGTGGCCGCCGCGTAGAGCAGGAGCGCGCCCGCCGCGCCGCACGCGCAGGTCAGCGTCTCGCCGCCGAAACCGTCGAGGCTCGCCACGTTCATTTGCTCGCGCAGGCGCGCGGTGCCCGAGCCGACATCGAAGTGCCACGCGGGCACGCGCGTCGGCGCGGCGAGATTCGCGACGCCGAAGGTCGCGGGCGTGTCGGCGACCGTATCGGCGATGAGCGTCTCCGACGGACGGATGCGCTCGAGCGCGGCGGCCACTTGCTCGGGCGCGACTTCCGCGAGCCGCAGCGCGCCGCTCGCGAGATTGAGCCACGCCATGCCGACGCTCGTCACGACGCCGCGCCGGTTATGCGCCGGGCAAAGCGCGAGCAGATAGACATCGCTCTTGTCGGAGAGGAGCGCGGCGTCCGTCAGCGTGCCGGGCGTGACGACGCGCACGACCTTGCGCTCGACCGGCCCTTTCGATGTCGCCGGGTCGCCGATCTGCTCGCAGATGGCCACGGATTCCCCGAGCTTCACGAGCTTCGCGAGGTATTGCTCGCACGCGTGATGCGGCACGCCCGCCATCCGGATGGGATTGCCGCCCGATGCGCCGCGCTGCGTGAGCGTGAGGTCGAGCAGGCGCGCGGCTTTCTCGGCATCGTCGAAAAAGAGCTCGTAGAAATCGCCCATGCGATAGAAGACGAGCGTGCCGGGATGCTCCGCCTTGATGCGCAGGTATTGCTGCATCATCGGCGTGTGCTGCGCGAGATCCGCCGGAAGCGGGGCCGCGGCGGGGGCGGAAGAAGAGTCGGGAATTGCCGTGTGATTGCCCATCTTGCGTGCGGTAGGAGCGAGTGGGCCGAACGCGACGCGCGTTCAGCCGCGAGTCAGCTGATAGGGCATGAGTTTAACCTGTCGGGGGTGGCGCGACGGCATCGGCCGGACGGCATAGGACGCGCTCAAGACGCGCTTGAGATGCGCCAAAACGAAAAGGGCCACCGAGCGGTGGCCCCGAAAGCGAGACGCGCGAGCTTCAGGAGCGTCCCGCCAGAAAGCCGACGAGCAGCGCGAGACCCGCGACCGCGCCGAGCGTGTGCCACGGCTTGTCGTGGACGAAATCGTCGGCGTAGCCCGCTGCGTCACCGAGCCTGTCCGTGATCGCCGAGCTTGCGCCGTCCATCTGCGAACGGGCCGATTTCAGCTTCGACTGCAATTGCTTGCGCAACTTGTCCGCGTCGATGTCTCGCGCGCCCTGAAGCGAGCTTTCCAGATCGTCGAGCAGGCTGCGCAACTGGTCGCTGGCCGAATCGACGACATCGCTCGCACCGCGCACGGCGCGTTGGCCGACATCGGCTGCGCCATTGATTTTGCTGTCGAGCGTCGAACGTGTGAACAATCCCATTTCCTTGCTCCTTTATTGACGTGCCGAAGAATGGCCGCGCGCCGGCTTGTGCCTCGAGCCTGGCCGCGGCCCGCTGCGCTGGCGCGCGTTCCTGTTGTTACGACTTCGCCTCGCTAGCCATCGTTCCCTCCCTGAATCGAACGCAGGCGGCGCGGAGCCGGACTCAACGCCGAAGCAAACTTCATTCCTCGACGAGCGCGCCGAGATCGACTTCGCGTTCGTTGCGCGTATGGCGGCGCATCGCGAGCGCCATCATCCCGCAGACGAAGACCCCGAACACCACGATGATCCACTGCACCGGCACCTTCGCCGTCAGAAGCAGCGCGTAGGAGCCGAGCATGGCGAGCACCGCGAGATTCTGGTTGAAATTCTGCACCGCGATCGAGTGTCCGGCGGAAAGCAGCGTGGCGCCGCGATGCTGAAGTATTGCGTTCATCGGCACGATGAAGAAGCCGGACAAGCCGCCGAGCGCGATCATCAGCGGATACGCCATCAGAATATAGGCGGGCGCGAAGAAAGGACCGATGTGCACGCCCGCGCCGGCCGGAAAGAGGTCCTTGTTGTAGAAGGCCATCGCGACCGCGACCGCACCGATCAGCACGCCGACCGGCAGCACCTTGAGCGACTGCCGCAACGCGATCCACGCCGATGCCGCCGCCGCCCCGAGCGCGATGCCCACGCCCGTGATGCCTTGCAGCACCGCCGCCTTCGAGAGCGTGAGACCGAGATTCGCGTCGGCCCATTTCAGCACGAGCAATTGCAGCGTGACGGCCGCGCCCCAGAGCAGCGTCGTGACCCAGAGCGCGATCTGCGCGAGCCTGTCGTGCCACAGCACCTTGAAACAATGCGAGAAATCGTGAACGAGGCGCGTTGGCTGCGTGAGCAGATTGGGATAGCGCGCGCCGGTATCGGGGATGAACGCGTTGATGGCCGCCGCCGACGCGTAGATGACCATGACCGCGAACATCGCGGCGTGCGCGGCGCTCGCCATGAAGGGCAGGTGCGCGTGCGTCACCCAGCGTTCGACGACCTTGCTCACGAGCGCGCCGCCGATGACGGTGCCGAGGATCGTCGAGCCGACCGTCGCGGATTCGAGCCACGCGTTCGCCGCGATCAGTTTCTGCGGCGGCAACAGTTCGGTGAGGATGCCGTACTTCGCGGGCGAGTAGGCCGCCGCGCCGAGGCCGACGACGCCGTAAGCGATCATCGGGTGGACGCCCGCGATCATCAACGCGCAGCCGCCCGCCTTCAGCGCGTTGGAGATGAACATGACGTGGCGCTTTTGCAGGGCATCGGCGAAGGCGCCGACGAAAGGCGCGAGCACGACATACGAAACGGTGAAGAAGATTTGCAGCAGCGGCGTGACCCACGGCGCGGAGCGCACGACGGCGAGCATCGCGATGGCGGCGATCAGGAGCGCGTTGTCCGCCAGCGACGAGACGAACTGCGCGGCGATGATCGTGTAGAAGCCTTTTTTCATGGCGGACTGGAGGGCGGGCGCGCGAGGCGGGAAGCGGATAACGCGAGTGCGCCCCGCGTGGGATGCGGGGCAAAAGAATGCACTCTAGCGGAGCCCGGTATTCGTTGCAGAGCAGAAGACGCGCCCGCCGTGCGGGCGCGAGAGGAGGAGCGCGGCAGCGCCTGGCCGAAAGCCGGCTTACTCGCCCGTCAGACGCGTGCGCGAGTACATGTCGAGGGTCTTGACCATCTGCGCGTAGACCTTGGGATTGGCCGCGACGATTTCGTTCTGGAACAGGAAGTCCGATTCACCTGTGTAATTGCCGACGAGGCCGCCCGCTTCCGTGACGAGCAGGCTGCCCGCCGCCACGTCCCACGGATGAATGCCCTGTTCGAAGAAACCGTCGAGACGCCCGGCCGCGACGTTCGCGAGGTCGAGTGCCGCCGCACCCGGACGGCGCAGCCCCGCGCACGACAGCGTCATTTCGCTGAAGAGGCGTGTGTAGGCGTTCAGGCCCTGGCCGTCGCGAAACGGGAAGCCCGTGCCGATGAGCGCATCGGACAGGCGGTCCAGCTTGCCGACGCGGATACGCCGCTCGTTCAGATACGCGCCGCCGCCGCGCGACGCGGTGAAGAGATCGTTGCGCGTCGGGTCGTACACGACGGCCTGCGTCACCGTGCCCCGGTGCACGAGCGCAATCGACACGCAGTAATACTGGAAGCCGTGGATGAAGTTGGTGGTGCCGTCGAGCGGATCGATGATCCACTGATACTCGGATTGGCGATCGTCCTTGCCGGATTCCTCGGCGAGGATCGAATGATCGGGGTAGGCCGTGTGCAGCGTCTCGATGATGGCGGCTTCGGACGCCTTGTCGACTTCCGTCACGAAGTCGTTGTGCTGTTTCTTGCTGACCTGAACGCGGTCGAGATCGAGCGACGCGCGATTGATGATCTGTCCGGCGCGGCGCGCGGCCTTGACAGCGATATTGAGCATCGGATGCATGAGCGGAATCCTTTGATCGCCGCGCGCCCGGATAGGGATTGAAGCGCGGACGAAGAGTGGGCGACAACGACTATGTCGACGGAAGACGAATTGAATAAGAGCGGGGCGCCCGCGAAGATTCACGAAGCGCGAATGGACCATTTTACCCGAAGGCGGCGCGACGG from Caballeronia sp. Lep1P3 harbors:
- a CDS encoding YqjD family protein; the encoded protein is MGLFTRSTLDSKINGAADVGQRAVRGASDVVDSASDQLRSLLDDLESSLQGARDIDADKLRKQLQSKLKSARSQMDGASSAITDRLGDAAGYADDFVHDKPWHTLGAVAGLALLVGFLAGRS
- a CDS encoding peptidylprolyl isomerase, yielding MKIAKDTVVSVAYKLSDAQGNLIEESDEPMVYLHGGYDGTFPKIEEALDGHEPGFETLIQLEPQDAFGEYDPELVKIEERSRFPEPLEVGMQFEGTPEDSDDELDALIYTVTDVAEDKVVLDGNHPLAGMALRFALSVQEVRTATEDEIEHQHAHGADGLQIADEDEDDDDGEPGVDSTPTLH
- the lplT gene encoding lysophospholipid transporter LplT, with the translated sequence MKKGFYTIIAAQFVSSLADNALLIAAIAMLAVVRSAPWVTPLLQIFFTVSYVVLAPFVGAFADALQKRHVMFISNALKAGGCALMIAGVHPMIAYGVVGLGAAAYSPAKYGILTELLPPQKLIAANAWLESATVGSTILGTVIGGALVSKVVERWVTHAHLPFMASAAHAAMFAVMVIYASAAAINAFIPDTGARYPNLLTQPTRLVHDFSHCFKVLWHDRLAQIALWVTTLLWGAAVTLQLLVLKWADANLGLTLSKAAVLQGITGVGIALGAAAASAWIALRQSLKVLPVGVLIGAVAVAMAFYNKDLFPAGAGVHIGPFFAPAYILMAYPLMIALGGLSGFFIVPMNAILQHRGATLLSAGHSIAVQNFNQNLAVLAMLGSYALLLTAKVPVQWIIVVFGVFVCGMMALAMRRHTRNEREVDLGALVEE
- a CDS encoding inositol monophosphatase family protein, with the translated sequence MHPMLNIAVKAARRAGQIINRASLDLDRVQVSKKQHNDFVTEVDKASEAAIIETLHTAYPDHSILAEESGKDDRQSEYQWIIDPLDGTTNFIHGFQYYCVSIALVHRGTVTQAVVYDPTRNDLFTASRGGGAYLNERRIRVGKLDRLSDALIGTGFPFRDGQGLNAYTRLFSEMTLSCAGLRRPGAAALDLANVAAGRLDGFFEQGIHPWDVAAGSLLVTEAGGLVGNYTGESDFLFQNEIVAANPKVYAQMVKTLDMYSRTRLTGE
- the mutS gene encoding DNA mismatch repair protein MutS codes for the protein MMQQYLRIKAEHPGTLVFYRMGDFYELFFDDAEKAARLLDLTLTQRGASGGNPIRMAGVPHHACEQYLAKLVKLGESVAICEQIGDPATSKGPVERKVVRVVTPGTLTDAALLSDKSDVYLLALCPAHNRRGVVTSVGMAWLNLASGALRLAEVAPEQVAAALERIRPSETLIADTVADTPATFGVANLAAPTRVPAWHFDVGSGTARLREQMNVASLDGFGGETLTCACGAAGALLLYAAATQGQQLRHVRSLKVEYESEYIGLDPATRRNLELTETLRGTESPTLCSLLDTCCTTMGSRLLRHWLHHPPRNASIAQARQHAIGTLLDAPASSGLDALRAALRKMSDIERITGRLALLSARPRDLSSLRDTFAALPELQALVAAMPAHADALARIGAALEPPPECLDLLTSAIAPEPAALIRDGGVIARGYDPDLDELRDISENCDQFLIDLEARERTRTGIGNLRVEYNKVHGFYIEVTRGQTDKVPDDYRRRQTLKNAERYITPELNAFEDKALSAQERALARERALYDALLQNLLPFIADCQRVAGALAELDLLAAFAERARALDWVAPEFAADAGIDIEQGRHPVVEAQVEQFIANDCCLSHDRKLLLITGPNMGGKSTFMRQTALIALMAYVGSYVPAKRARFGALDRIFTRIGAADDLAGGRSTFMVEMTEAAAILNDATESSLVLMDEIGRGTSTFDGLALAWAIARHLLSHNRCYTLFATHYFELTQLPGEFAQAANVHLSAVEHDHGIVFLHAVNEGPANQSYGLQVAQLAGVPSAVIRAARKHLVHLEQQSIGQPAAQFDLFASPPYAFEDAADQPAGKSTENAAPDHPALDKLRALDPNDLRPRDALDLLYELHELAKPAPDASR